The window ATAAAATCCACATGACGGATTTTGCACAATAAAAAACAAAAACCAAGTAATGTCCCTTGCGTAACTATTGATGAACTTATAATAAACCAAGATTTTTCTAATAATTGATTAAGAAAATTAGGATTATTAATAAAGTTAGAAATATTAAATAATATAACAATAAATTCAAAAACAAAGGTTGCGCCGAATAAAGCTAGAATTGCTCCCAAAAATCCAAGCCCGCTGTCAACAGGATTTAGCTTTTGCCTTAAATTTTTTGTTATAGAGTTTTTCACTAAAATACACTCCTTGTCTTTTTTTAAACAGCTGTAAGTATTTCACTTATTTTGTCCTGCAAAGCAACACACAGCTTTACATCCTTTCCTACTGTTATATCACAGTTTTTTAAGGCTTTTGCTGTAATTGTGTATGCTAATTCCGGAGTATTGTTCTCTTGTGACAAATGCGCCAAAATAACCTGTCTGCCTCCTTGCGTGATAAGCTCTTGCAAAGTTTGGGCACATAACTCATTGGACAAATGCCCTTTATCCGATAATATTCTTTTCTTTAAGACTGCTGAATATCTTTGATTAGACATCAGCTTTTGCACATCATGATTGGATTCTATCATCAAGATATTGCTATCGCTTGCACATCTCTTGACTTCCTCAGTAATTTTACCCACATCGGTCATTACTGTAATTTTCTTGCCTGCACTATACAGACTGTATCCATAGCAATGCACATCATGGCTTAACTCAAAAGGCGAAACAGTTACTTCGTTGATAAAAAAATCATTGCCGTTAAGTTCCACGATATTTTTTCCGCTGCCTATAGCTGAAGATAAATGTCTGTAATTTTGAAAATATGTATAGACAGTCAAATTATATTTGTTAACCAGTGTTCTTATTCCCGCTATATGATCAGAATGACAGTGTGTAATCAGCACTGCATCAAGATCTTGCGGCTTTTGCCCTATGCTTTTTAGTTTGCTTTCGATTGAACGACAGCTTATTCCTGCGTCAAGCAAAATTTTGGTTTTATCTGTTGCAATAAAAGTAGCGTTTCCTTTACTTCCACTTGCCAATACGCATATATTAAAAGACATTATTGTAGTTTTCCTTAGACATTATTATACTAACAAAACCGTCTTAAAGCAATTCATTTGAGCAGTCAAAAAATGTATGCTATAATTGTTCTCATGAAACAAATCGATGCAAATACCATATTAAATGCTGTAAAAGATATGATTACAGACAGTGTTCTTCATGTAGAAGACGAAGTTTGCCAAAGACTAACACAAATGTATGAGGATAACGAGCCTGCAAAGTGGGCATTAGACCAAATAATTAAAAACAACAATTACGCCAAAGAACACAAAATCCCGCCCTGCCAAGATACAGGTCTTGCGGTTTTTTTCTTAGAAATCGGGCAAGATGTTCATATAACAGGCGGATATATTGAAGATATATTAAATGAGGCTGTTAGGCAAAGCTATACACAAAATTATTTCAGAAAATCTACTCTTGATCCCCTTACGCGAATCAATTATAACGATAACACCCCAGCCATTATCAATACACGCATAGTAAAAGGCGATAATCTAACAATACATTTTCTAGCAAAAGGCGCCGGCAGCGAAAATATGAGCGCATTATATATGCTGACTCCGTCCAAAGGCTACAACGGAATTATTGACAGCGTAGTTGATTGCGTCAATAAAGCAGGAGCTAATCCTTGTCCGCCTATTATAATAGGTGTAGGCGTTGGCGGAGATATGGAAAAAGCATGCCAAATGGCAAAGCATGCGCTTCTTCGCCCTACTGGTACTCCTTCTTCTGATATGGAAGTAGCCAAGCTTGAGCAGGATATTTTAACAGCAGTCAATAAGCTTAATATAGGTATTCAAGGGTTTGGTGGCAAAAACACTGCTATCAGCGTTTCGGTAGAAAAATATGCCACACATATAGGCATGCTGCCTGTTGCAGTCAATATTCAATGCCATAGTGTTAGACACGGTAGAGTAATATTATAATGGAGATATAATGGTAACAAAGCATATAAACTTACCCATAAATGAAAATGAGCTTATTGATTTAAATGCAGGCGAATTAGTTATTTTGAGCGGAATTATATACACCGCAAGAGATGCCGCGCACAAACGCATAACACAAGCTATACTAAATAATCAGGAACCGCCTTTTGAAATAAAAAATTCAGCAATATATTATACAGGTCCTACTCCCGCCCCGCCTGGTGAAATAATAGGTTCATGCGGACCGACTTCATCTTCTAGAATGGATGACTATACCCCGCTACTGTTAGATAACGGACTGAAAATCATGATAGGCAAGGGTAAACGTTCAAATGCCGTGGTTGACAGTATGAAAAAGAACAAAGCCGTTTATTTGTGTGCAGTAGGCGGTGCTGCTGCTATTATAAAGCAATACATAATTTCATCTGCACTTATAGCCTATGAAGACTTAGGAACAGAAGCAGTAAGAAAACTTGAAGTAAAGGATTTGCCGCTCATTGTTTGCATAGATTCAAAAGGCAATTCACTGTTTGACTGCTAAATTTTTTACACTTTTTTTTGATGTTTAATTTTCACATTTATCGTTTATCACAAATCCATATCACTCTATCATATAATATAATATCAAAAAGGAGGACTTTTCTATGCGTTGTGAACCCGACTATCCTCAAAGACATCATATGCCAGAGCCGCCTGCACATGAGCCGCCTAGCAAGATTCAAAACACCTTATGCTGGTGCGCCGACAAAATTTTAACCTTATTATTGGTATTCTTTTTTGCCGGACTTGGTCTTATTTTAGGCGCTGTATTTGCAGAAGAGATATTGACAGCACTTACGGCATTGATAGTCGCTGTGGTATTGTTATTCATTCTTATTGTAATTGTATTAATCATTAAGCAGTGCAAATGCTGCAAAAAGAACACTTGCAAAGATTAATGGCCAATAACCTTTCGATGTGCTTTTTAGGCACATCGACTACATAAAATTAATTATTTTAATTTTTCAAACAATATTAAAAACTTTTTAGAGATTTACATTTTCCTTTTTTATAATTCATCATAGAAAATCTATCATTTAATGATAAATAAATAAATTTGATAATTTATATGTCTTTAGATTTTTCTTATCTAAAGGCTTTTTAATTAAATCTGAAAGCAAATAAAAAAACAGGCGACCTAAACAAATCGCCTGTTAAAATCACATTTAATCTTTAATTATTCGATAATTTCAGCAACAGCACCAGAACCTACTGTCTTTCCGCCTTCACGAATAGCAAATCTCAAACCTTTTTCAGCAGCTATAGGAGCGATCAACTCAACTTCCATAGTTACGTTATCGCCAGGCATAACCATTTCTACGCCTTCAGGCAATTTGATTGTACCAGTAACGTCTGTTGTACGGAAATAGAACTGAGGACGATATCCATTGAAGAAAGGAGTATGACGTCCACCTTCGTTTTGCTTCAAAACGTAAACTTGAGCTTTGAACTTGGTATGAGGCTTAATTGAACCGGGTTTGCACAATACCTGTCCGCGTTCAATATCCTTACGTTCAACACCTCTTAACAAGAGACCTACGTTATCGCCAGATTGAGCAACGTCAAGCTCTTTTCTGAACATTTCTACACCAGTGATAACGGTTTCTTTTGATTCATGGATACCAACGATTTCTACCTTATCGCCGATCTTTACAGTACCTCTTTCTACTCTACCTG is drawn from Clostridia bacterium and contains these coding sequences:
- a CDS encoding Fe-S-containing hydro-lyase, whose translation is MVTKHINLPINENELIDLNAGELVILSGIIYTARDAAHKRITQAILNNQEPPFEIKNSAIYYTGPTPAPPGEIIGSCGPTSSSRMDDYTPLLLDNGLKIMIGKGKRSNAVVDSMKKNKAVYLCAVGGAAAIIKQYIISSALIAYEDLGTEAVRKLEVKDLPLIVCIDSKGNSLFDC
- a CDS encoding MBL fold metallo-hydrolase, with product MSFNICVLASGSKGNATFIATDKTKILLDAGISCRSIESKLKSIGQKPQDLDAVLITHCHSDHIAGIRTLVNKYNLTVYTYFQNYRHLSSAIGSGKNIVELNGNDFFINEVTVSPFELSHDVHCYGYSLYSAGKKITVMTDVGKITEEVKRCASDSNILMIESNHDVQKLMSNQRYSAVLKKRILSDKGHLSNELCAQTLQELITQGGRQVILAHLSQENNTPELAYTITAKALKNCDITVGKDVKLCVALQDKISEILTAV
- a CDS encoding fumarate hydratase; this encodes MKQIDANTILNAVKDMITDSVLHVEDEVCQRLTQMYEDNEPAKWALDQIIKNNNYAKEHKIPPCQDTGLAVFFLEIGQDVHITGGYIEDILNEAVRQSYTQNYFRKSTLDPLTRINYNDNTPAIINTRIVKGDNLTIHFLAKGAGSENMSALYMLTPSKGYNGIIDSVVDCVNKAGANPCPPIIIGVGVGGDMEKACQMAKHALLRPTGTPSSDMEVAKLEQDILTAVNKLNIGIQGFGGKNTAISVSVEKYATHIGMLPVAVNIQCHSVRHGRVIL